Below is a genomic region from Isosphaeraceae bacterium EP7.
GAGGAATCGGCCGGGATGTGGAGCATCACGGTGCCGTTGGGGCCGGTTGTCCCATCGGAGATAATGCCAGGTCCGTAGGGAGAAAGAATGCTCGTGGGGCCGGTCGTCCCATCGGAGACGATGCCATTACCGTACGCCTGGACCGTGGCGCCGGCGATGGGGGCCTTGAAGTTGTCGAACACCCGAACGGCCACATTGACGGCCGGCTTCAGGATGATGCGCGGGGGGGCCTCGATGGCCGCTAGAGTCGGCCTGTTCGTGTAGTTGAATAGGCCCACCATCCAGCCATCGCTCGACACGGCGAGCAAGGTCAGATTGTCCACCTGTCGGCGCCTGATGGGCAGCGAGAACGAGCCGTCGGCGGCCGTGACGGTCAGGGTTTCGAGGTGATCGAAGGCCTCGGACCTGACGGTGACCCCGACGGCCGGTTTGCCCGCTTCGTCGACGACGTGCCCCCGGATCACGATCGGCTCGCGGTTCGTCGGCTCGACCGGTGTAACTTCGGCAGGCCTGGGCTCGGCGGGCTCGGGTTTCGGGGGGGCGATTTTCCCGGCCTTGACGACGAGTGGCGGCGGCTCGGTGGGCAGTTTGGACGGCCCCGGCGCGGGTCGCGCGGCCAGGGTGATCGTCAGGCAAGTCGCGGCGGCGAGCACCAGTGCGGTTCCCAGCATGAGCTTGAAATTGGCCACGATCATCGTCTTCAAGATCCTCTGGGCGAGCGCGGCGATGGCCGCCGTGACGGCGCCTCCCGATGCGAAGGTTAGCGCGAGACGGACGGTGGAATCGGCCAGCGATGGGGCGAGAGCGGGCAGCGAAGCGGGCAGGGGGAGGAGGCCGGCGGGGGTGGTGATTCCTCGGCGGATGAGGCGGTCTCGGAGCAAGGTGCGTCCCCGGGAAAGGCGGCTGGAGAGTGTCCCTTCGGGGAGGTTGAGCTGGCGTGCGGCGTCCTGCCGGGAGGTGCCTTCGAGGTCGCAGAGCATGAGCGGGGTTCGGTAGCGGGCGGGGAGGCGGGTGAGTTCTTCGTCGAGGAGGGCGAGGAGGTCGGCGTGGTTGGGGTCGGTCGCGGTGGTGCTGGGAATGTTTGTTGCGTCGAAGGTTCCTCCTTCCATGTCACGACGCCTGGAGGAGTGGCGGCGGGCCTCGCGGGAGGTGCGAACGGCGACGCCGTAGAGCCAGGGCTTCAGGGCGTCGGGACTTCGGAGTGAGGGGGCCTTGCGGGCGAGGATGAGGAAGACGGCCTGGAAGGCGTCGTCGGCGTCGGTGGAATGCAGCAGCATCCGCCGGCAAACCCCCAGGACCATCGGCCCGTGCCGCTGGACAAGCGCCCCGAACGCGTCCTCGCGGTCGATGCCGTCGCGGGCCACGAAGCGGTCGATGAGCTGGGAATCGGTGAGCCCGCCCACCGCGCCCACCGCGAACAGGGTGCGGAACTCTCGAGAGGCCTGACCGCCGGAACTGCTGACCATGCGAACAGACCCCGTGCCTGACGATGCGTGACTTACCCCCATACTGGCGGGAAGGAGGCGGGCGCGTCCCGATTTTTCAGGAGTTTTTTGGGTTTCGGGTCGGGCAGGCGACCCTGTGGAAGACGGAGACGAGGAATTGGGGCGGGATCAAGGCGAAACGGGCGGGGCGATGGACCCTTTGATGGGCGCGCCGCCTGAGTTAAGGTTGGGGCCGAGAACCGTCAGCGGACCTCGGATCGATCGGATGCGCGTGTTCGTTGTCGCCGTTCGCCCCCATGAATAATCATCCCCGCTTGCACACCCCCGCCTTCGTCCGGCACGAGCCGAGCCAGGGGCGGGGGACACGCCTGTTGCCTCCGAGAACTCATGATGAGCCTCCGAATCCAGCGGATCGAAGCACGCGTCGTCGACCATCCGGTGCGCAGCGAAGGCGCGATCATCTCGTTTCTGGGCCGGCACGTGGCGTCGAGATATGTGACCGTGACGGTCACCGGCGACGACGGCCTGAAGGGCTACGGCGAGGCGACCACCGCGCCGATCTGGAGTGGGGAATCGGCCGAGACGGCCAAGTGGATGCTCGATGAGTTCATCGCGCCCAAGATCGTCGGGGCGACCTTCGGCGAGCCGGCCGAGGCGCTGGCGGTGCTCGACCGCGAGCTGCACGCGAATGGGTTCGCCAAGGCGGCGCTCGACATCGCGCTCTGGGACCTCTGGGCCCGGCAGAAGGGGGTCTCGGTCTCGAGCCTGATCGCCGACCGGACGCCCAAGGAGTGGATTCCCAGCCGCGCGAGCATCGGGGTCTATCCGCCCGAGGAGACGGTGAGGCTGGCGGTCGAGTTCTGGGAGAAGGGGGTTCGCACCCTCAAGTTCAAGACGGGCAAGCCCGGCCTGGACGACGTGGCTCGGCTGAGGGCGGTCCGCGAACGGCTGGGGCCCGACCCGATCTTCACCATCGACGCCAACGGGGGCTACGCCACGGCGGACATCGCCGTACGGGCCATCGAGGAGCTGCTTCCGTTCAACCTGGCCCTGGCCGAGCAGCCGACGCCGAGGGACCGGATCGGGATGCTTGCCGAAGTGAAGAAGCGAGTGAACGTGCCCATCCTGGCCGACGAGGCGGTGTTCACGCCGGGGCACCTGGAAGAGGCGATCGACCTGGACGCGTTCGACATCCTGTCGATCTATCCCGGCAAGAACGGCGGATTCAGCCACTCGCTGGCGATGGCCAGGCGGGCCCAGGCGGCGGGCAAGGCGTGCGCAATCGGGTCGAACCTGGAGACCGACCTGGGCCAGGCGGCGATGGCCGTCCTGGCGGCGAGCCTGTCCGCGTTCCCCACCGAGACCTATGCCTGCGACCTGATGGGTGCGCTCTTCTACGCGAAATCGTACGTGACGCCGCCGATCGTATTCCGCGACGGCGGGGTGGTGGTGCCGACGGGGCTCGGGTTCGGGGTCGAGCCGGTTGACGGAGGCGGGGCATGATCGTCGACGTGCACACGCACGCCTGGCCGCGCCGGGATTGCTTCTCCGCCTCGTTCCTGGCCGACTCCCGGCGCATGCGAGCCGACGCGGTCGAGCCGGTGAATTGCTACGAAGACTATCGCGACAGCACCGCCGGCGAGGACGTGCTGGCGGTCGTCTTCGGCGGCAAGGCACGCCTCGGCGGGATCTGGGTGGACGACTCGGACGTGGCCGATTACGTGGCGAAGGCTCCCGACCGGCTGCTCGGGTTCATGTCGCTCGACCCGACCCAGCCCGGCTGGGAGGACGAGATGCGCGAGGGGCGCGAGCGGTTCGGGTTCTGCGGCATCAAGCTGATGCCCATGTACGCGGGCTTCATGCCCCAGGATGAACGCCTCGACCCGCTCTGGAAGTACGCCACCGACCACAGCCTGCCGGTGCTGCTGCATACCGGGACGACCTTCGTCTCCAACGCGCCCATCGAGTGCACGCTGCCGCGGCACCTGGACACGGTGGCGATCCGGTTCCCGCACGTGAAAATGATTCTGGCGCACCTTGGTCACCCCTACGAGGGGGAGACCATCGCCGTGATCCGCAAGCACGCCAACCTGTATGCCGACGTGAGTGCCTTGTTCTATCGCCCCTGGCAGCTTTTCCACTCCCTGATGCTCGTCCAGGAATACGGGGTCTGGGGCAAGATCCTGTTCGGAACAGACTCCCCCATCACGACGGTGGCCGAGAGCCTGGCCGGCCTTCGAAGCCTGTGCGACATCAAGATCGACCGGTTCCAGATTCCCCGCGAGCGGATCGAGGAGATGATCTACCGCGACTCCCTGACGCTGCTCGACCTGCCCGATCCGCGACGTGCGAATGCGGCAAGTCGTCACCGATTCTGATCGACATGATCTCGGGTTCCTCTCTTTTGATCCGAGAGGGTTGAGTTTCCCATGAGCCACGAAGATATCCAGGCGATCCGGGTTCCAGGGGCCCCCGTCGGCCCACTGCCGTACTCCCCGGCCATCCGCGCGGGCGACTTCGTATTCGTCTCGGGCCAGGCGTCGACCGTCGATAATGAGATCGTCCACGACACGTTCGAGAACGAGGCCCGGCGAACTTATGAGAATATCGGCAAAATTCTTGCCGCGGCCGGCCTGGATTTCAGCAGGGTCGTGCAGGTGCGCTGCTACCTCAACAGCAAGGCCGACTGGGACGCGCACAACCGGATCTTCCGCGAATACTTCGCGGAGCCGTACCCGGCCCGCACCTCGCTGGTCGGTTGCCTGGCGGACTTCGTGAAATACGAGGTCGACGTGGTGGCCTATGCTGGTCGCTCGAAGGAGGCCTGAGCCGATGACCGCGCCCGACACATTCGCCGACGACCGGGGCCGCCTGGCCTGGATCCGGGAGAACCTGCACGTCCCGGCCGTCTGCGACATCCTGGACGACCTGGGGCATCGCGACCGGGCGATGCATCAGCGCCTCAGGCCGCTGGATCCCGCCTGCTGCACGATCGTGGGCCGTGCCCGGACGTTTCGCTGGATGGAAACCGACTACGTGGTGGAGGCCGATCCCTACGGCCTGGAGATCGACGCGATGGACTCGCTGGGGCCCGGAGACGTCGCGGTGCACTCCAGCGATCCGGGCTGGACGAATGCCCCCTGGGGCGAGCTGATGAGCACCCTGGCCAAGCGCAACGGGGCGGCCGGCTGCATCTGCGACAGCATGGTGCGCGATTGTCGTCAGATCATGTCGATGAGCTTCCCCGTCTTCGCCGCGGGCATCCGGCCGCTGGACAGCAAGGGACGCGGCCGGGTGATGGCCTACGATGTGCCGGTGCGATGCGGCGGGGTGCTCGTGCGGCCGGGGGAGTTGGTCTTCGCCGACTACGACGGCGTGGTGGTGATCCCCCGCGAAGTCGAGGACGAGGTGATCCGGCTGGCCGGCGAGAAGATCACGGCCGAGAGCGCCAC
It encodes:
- a CDS encoding enolase C-terminal domain-like protein, which codes for MSLRIQRIEARVVDHPVRSEGAIISFLGRHVASRYVTVTVTGDDGLKGYGEATTAPIWSGESAETAKWMLDEFIAPKIVGATFGEPAEALAVLDRELHANGFAKAALDIALWDLWARQKGVSVSSLIADRTPKEWIPSRASIGVYPPEETVRLAVEFWEKGVRTLKFKTGKPGLDDVARLRAVRERLGPDPIFTIDANGGYATADIAVRAIEELLPFNLALAEQPTPRDRIGMLAEVKKRVNVPILADEAVFTPGHLEEAIDLDAFDILSIYPGKNGGFSHSLAMARRAQAAGKACAIGSNLETDLGQAAMAVLAASLSAFPTETYACDLMGALFYAKSYVTPPIVFRDGGVVVPTGLGFGVEPVDGGGA
- a CDS encoding amidohydrolase family protein, which translates into the protein MIVDVHTHAWPRRDCFSASFLADSRRMRADAVEPVNCYEDYRDSTAGEDVLAVVFGGKARLGGIWVDDSDVADYVAKAPDRLLGFMSLDPTQPGWEDEMREGRERFGFCGIKLMPMYAGFMPQDERLDPLWKYATDHSLPVLLHTGTTFVSNAPIECTLPRHLDTVAIRFPHVKMILAHLGHPYEGETIAVIRKHANLYADVSALFYRPWQLFHSLMLVQEYGVWGKILFGTDSPITTVAESLAGLRSLCDIKIDRFQIPRERIEEMIYRDSLTLLDLPDPRRANAASRHRF
- a CDS encoding RidA family protein; the protein is MSHEDIQAIRVPGAPVGPLPYSPAIRAGDFVFVSGQASTVDNEIVHDTFENEARRTYENIGKILAAAGLDFSRVVQVRCYLNSKADWDAHNRIFREYFAEPYPARTSLVGCLADFVKYEVDVVAYAGRSKEA
- a CDS encoding RraA family protein encodes the protein MTAPDTFADDRGRLAWIRENLHVPAVCDILDDLGHRDRAMHQRLRPLDPACCTIVGRARTFRWMETDYVVEADPYGLEIDAMDSLGPGDVAVHSSDPGWTNAPWGELMSTLAKRNGAAGCICDSMVRDCRQIMSMSFPVFAAGIRPLDSKGRGRVMAYDVPVRCGGVLVRPGELVFADYDGVVVIPREVEDEVIRLAGEKITAESATRRELLKGRTLRDVFDEYGVL